A single window of Falco rusticolus isolate bFalRus1 chromosome 6, bFalRus1.pri, whole genome shotgun sequence DNA harbors:
- the LOC119150506 gene encoding adhesion G protein-coupled receptor F4-like, protein MDVRVVHCLLLWTVHFFPATPHTALGVLHKESKTGNQQDGCRNLIPCKDNGAICIQPCSPSFHGETSFVCENRKWQMFADACASLDVQSLFQRISERELLPSSGGQVSVAGEHLPFVGEGKPAHGKPGGGAKYFGDDDHGNSNCQADFSCIIPDILSSPAIPGNIADIVELLKKISLLLSENVNRGKMQAYSRIANHILNSSIISNWAFVKDRNASSVLLDSVNLFAGKLLLRNGSERIQERFISTKGYSIHKNTSGKSFDFSMEFNNTGNITGHVVIPEEELSRLPKASKAISIAFPTLGAIIETSRLDPVSVNGMVLSVSLPEELRRILLTFEKVNKLENVKAQCVGWHSTERRWDNRACKMTSDNISSVVCVCKYHRRTFKSFSILMSPAVLRNAVLDYVTRVGLGLSICSLVLCLIIEAVVWRHVTKTEITYMRHFCLVNIATSLLIADVLFILAAVVHNTALNYQLCVAATFFLHFFYLALFFWMFTLGLLILYGLLLIFFKITRSVFIATAFSVGYGCPLVISILTVAITEPKNGYLRSGACWLNWYETKALLAFVVPALSIIVVNVVVVIVVVVKTGRSSVGEGCKSQDLSNMIRISKNVALLTPLLGLTWGFGLATVVDSRSLAFHVMFALLNAFQGFFILLFGTLLDRKTREALRMSCLSSKRKCSLAKVKIYIDCFFSPLRGLIY, encoded by the exons gttCTCCATAAGGAATCAAAGACTGGTAATCAGCAAG ATGGCTGTAGAAATCTTATTCCCTGCAAAGATAACGGAGCTATTTGTATTCAGCCTTGTTCTCCCTCCTTCCATGGGGAGACAAGCTTtgtttgtgaaaacagaaagtggCAAATGTTCGCAGatgcctgtgccagcctggaTGTTCAGTCTCTTTTTCAG AGAATTTCTGAACGTGAGCTCCTTCCAAGCTCTGGAGGACAGGTTAGTGTTGCTGGAGAACACCTTCCTTTTGTAGGGGAAGGAAAGCCAGCACATGGGAAGCCTGGAGGtggagcaaaatattttggtgatGACGACCATGGGAATAGTAACTGCCAAGCTGATTTTTCATGCATCATCCCAGATATCCTGTCTTCACCAGCCATTCCAGGAAACATTGCTGATATAGTGGAATTGCTGAAGAAGATTTCCCTGCTGTTATCAGAGAATGTCAATAGAGGAAAAATGCAG GCTTACAGCAGGATAGCAAACCATATTCTTAACAGCTCCATTATTTCCAACTGGGCTTTTGTAAAGGACAGAAATGCTAGTTCAGTATTACTGGACTCGGTGAATTTATTTGCTGGGAAACTTCTCCTAAGGAATGGGTCAGAACGTATACAGGAGCGCTTCATCTCTACAAAAGGCTACAGCATACATAAAAACACTTCTGGAAagagctttgatttttctatGGAGTTCAATAACACAGGCAATATCACTGGGCACGTGGTGATTCCAGAAGAAGAGCTTTCCAGGTTACCCAAGGCTTCCAAAGCCATCAGCATTGCATTTCCAACACTTGGAGCCATTATAGAAACCAGCCGGTTGGACCCAGTTTCTGTAAATGGAATGGTGTTATCCGTGTCTCTGCCAGAAGAGCTCCGGCGTATTTTGCTCACCTTTGAAAAGGTGAATAAACTGGAGAACGTCAAGGCTCAGTGTGTTGGGTGGCACTCCACGGAAAGGAGATGGGATAACAGGGCGTGCAAAATGACATCTGACAACATCAGCAGTGTTGTTTGCGTCTGCAAGTACCACCGTCGGACATTCAAATCCTTCTCCATTTTGATGTCCCCTGCCGTGCTCCGAAATGCAGTGCTGGATTACGTTACACGCGTAGGGTTAGGCCTTTCCATTTGCAGCCTGGTTCTTTGCCTTATCATTGAGGCTGTTGTCTGGCGCCACGTTACAAAAACCGAAATAACCTACATGCGCCATTTTTGTTTGGTCAACATCGCTACATCGCTTCTCATCGCCGATGTTTTGTTCATCTTGGCGGCTGTTGTTCACAACACAGCCCTAAACTATCAGTTGTGTGTAGCAGCCAcgtttttccttcactttttctATCTTGCCTTGTTTTTTTGGATGTTTACCTTGGGCCTTTTGATTCTTTATggattattattaattttttttaagataacaAGATCTGTATTCATAGCTACAGCATTCTCTGTTGGATATGGATGTCCCTTGGTCATATCTATCCTCACTGTTGCTATTACTGAACCAAAAAACGGGTATTTAAGGAGTGGAGCCTGCTGGCTCAATTGGTATGAGACCAAAGCCCTCTTGGCCTTTGTTGTACCCGCTCTGAGCATCATTGTTGTgaatgtggtggtggtgataGTAGTTGTGGTGAAGACTGGGAGATCCTCTGTTGGAGAAGGCTGCAAGTCACAAGATTTGAGCAACATGATCCGAATTAGCAAAAATGTTGCCCTTCTGACACCTCTTCTGGGTCTCACCTGGGGGTTTGGATTAGCCACGGTTGTCGACAGTCGCTCTCTGGCGTTCCATGTTATGTTTGCACTATTGAACGCCTTTCAG GGATTCTTCATCCTGTTGTTTGGGACACTTCTGGACAGAAAG ACAAGAGAAGCCTTAAGGATGAGCTGCCTTTCATCAAAGAGGAAGTGTAGTCTAGCAAAGGTAAAGATCTATAtagattgctttttttccccccttagaGGCTTAATTTACTAA